One window of Misgurnus anguillicaudatus chromosome 13, ASM2758022v2, whole genome shotgun sequence genomic DNA carries:
- the LOC129431544 gene encoding neuromedin-K receptor isoform X2 encodes MSASVNVSNFTNRFAQAPWRVALWSLAYALVLLVAVTGNLIVIWIIVAHKRMRTVTNYFLLNLAVSDASVASLNALVNFIYAAHGDWYFGDAYCRFQNFYPVAAVFASIYSMSAIALDRYMAIIHPLKPRLSATATKAMIACVWIMAVILAFPLCYFSTTRVIPHRTLCYVAWPQPAHNSFMYHVIVAVLVYLLPLAVMAITYTRVGLTLWGGEIPGHSSETFQDQLQAKRKVVKMMVIVVMTFAVCWFPYHVYFIVTGLKRELNKWKGIQQVYLSVLWLSMSSSMYNPIIYCCLNSRREVRAREHSDDVWCLREQAARWHSNYAYG; translated from the exons ATGTCCGCATCTGTTAACGTCTCAAACTTCACCAACAGATTCGCGCAGGCTCCTTGGCGCGTCGCGCTTTGGTCGCTCGCGTACGCGCTGGTTCTACTGGTGGCCGTGACTGGAAATCTGATCGTTATTTGGATTATTGTCGCTCACAAGAGAATGAGAACCGTCACCAACTACTTTCTGCTGAATCTGGCGGTGTCTGACGCATCTGTGGCATCGCTCAACGCGCTGGTGAACTTCATATACGCTGCGCACGGGGATTGGTACTTTGGCGACGCTTACTGCCGCTTCCAGAACTTCTACCCGGTGGCCGCGGTTTTCGCGAGCATCTACTCAATGAGCGCCATCGCGTTAGACAg gtACATGGCGATAATCCACCCGCTGAAGCCCCGACTCTCAGCAACAGCTACGAAAGCCATGATTGCATGCGTGTGGATTATGGCCGTGATTCTGGCATTTCCTCTGTGCTATTTCTCAACGACACGAGTGATTCCTCACCGGACGCTGTGTTACGTGGCCTGGCCGCAACCGGCCCATAACTCCTTTAT gTATCACGTGATTGTGGCAGTACTGGTTTACCTTCTGCCTTTGGCAGTGATGGCCATCACCTACACCAGGGTCGGACTCACCCTGTGGGGGGGTGAAATTCCAGGACATTCCTCTGAAACTTTCCAAGATCAACTTCAGGCAAAGCGGAAG GTTGTGAAGATGATGGTGATTGTGGTGATGACTTTTGCCGTATGTTGGTTCCCATATCATGTGTATTTCATCGTGACTGGTCTCAAGCGTGAACTGAATAAATGGAAGGGGATCCAGCAGGTTTATCTGTCTGTGTTGTGGCTCTCCATGAGTTCCTCGATGTATAACCCCATCATCTACTGCTGCCTAAACAGCAG acgAGAGGTGAGGGCACGTGAACACTctgatgacgtatggtgtctgcgtgaacaggctgcgcggtggcattcaaattacgcttatgGATGA